One genomic segment of uncultured Desulfobacter sp. includes these proteins:
- a CDS encoding ion transporter gives MSEIKPQDRLHKTRHRLHEIIFEADTPAGKWFDLILILSILSSVLVVMLDSVATVKVIYGPLLYGIEWGFTLLFTLEYLLRLFCVKKPLRYAFSFLGLIDFLAVLPTYLSLALPGSQYMLVIRILRVLRVFRVLKLASYVGEAAILMRALLASRRKVTIFLLTIATLVVIFGSLMYLIEGAENGFTSIPRSIYWAIVTMTTVGYGDISPKTNLGQGLASMIMILGYSIIAVPTGIVTAELSHATRKKISTQACPACMAHGHDPDAVFCKFCSERLNPPSGKENPISPEGPPDEHLPEFNMRK, from the coding sequence GTGTCAGAAATCAAACCCCAGGATCGATTACACAAGACCCGACACCGGCTCCACGAAATCATTTTTGAAGCCGATACCCCTGCCGGGAAATGGTTTGACCTTATTCTCATCCTCTCCATTCTTTCCAGCGTCCTGGTAGTCATGCTGGACAGTGTGGCCACTGTAAAGGTCATCTACGGGCCCCTTTTGTACGGGATTGAATGGGGATTTACCCTCCTGTTTACCCTGGAGTACCTGCTGCGTCTTTTCTGTGTAAAAAAACCTTTACGTTATGCCTTTAGTTTTCTGGGGCTTATTGACTTCCTGGCGGTGCTGCCCACCTATCTGAGCCTGGCCCTGCCGGGGAGCCAGTACATGCTGGTGATCCGTATCCTCAGGGTGCTCCGGGTCTTCAGGGTGCTGAAACTGGCCTCTTATGTGGGAGAGGCCGCGATCCTCATGCGGGCGCTTCTGGCCAGTCGCCGCAAGGTCACCATCTTTCTTTTGACCATTGCCACCCTGGTGGTTATCTTCGGATCCCTTATGTACCTCATCGAGGGAGCGGAAAACGGCTTTACCAGTATTCCCAGGAGCATTTACTGGGCCATTGTAACCATGACCACCGTGGGATACGGGGACATTTCCCCCAAGACCAACCTGGGCCAGGGCCTGGCCTCGATGATCATGATCCTGGGCTATTCCATTATTGCCGTACCCACGGGCATTGTCACGGCGGAGCTGAGCCACGCCACCCGGAAAAAAATATCCACCCAGGCCTGCCCGGCCTGCATGGCCCATGGCCATGATCCGGACGCGGTGTTCTGTAAATTCTGTTCAGAACGGCTGAATCCGCCAAGCGGCAAAGAAAACCCGATCAGTCCGGAAGGGCCGCCGGATGAACACTTACCCGAATTTAACATGAGGAAATGA
- a CDS encoding molybdopterin-dependent aldehyde oxidoreductase: MIGKKLMVNGIQRTVFVNEDDTLSTVLRNCLYLTGVKVGCDQGQCGACNVILNSKLVRSCITKMKRVPDDSQIITIEGIGTPDNLHPIQAAWIAHGGAQCGFCTPGFIVSSKALLDTIPDPTREDIRDWFQKHKNACRCTGYKQLVDSVMDAAKVLNGKMTMDELLFKIPEDGRIWGTKYPRPTAVAKVTGTLDYGADLGIKMPEETLRLALVQAKVSHANIKSIDTSEAEKMPGVYKVVTYKDVQGKNRISGLITFPTNKGDGWDRPILCDEKVFQYGDAIAIVCADTEKNAKAAAEKVKVDLELLPEYMSAPAAMAEDAMDIHPGTPNVYYIQKVKKGEDTAPIFESADVTIEDDFYTSRQPHMPIEPDVGFAFPGEDGTLTIHSKSIGIHLHLAMIAPGLGIAPEKLTLVQNPTGGTFGYKFSPTMEALVGVAAMATGKPVFLNYDWQQQQTYTGKRSPFLTNLRLAADKDGTLKAMESDWSVDHGPYSEFGDLLTLRGAQFAGAGYNIPNIRGEGRTVCTNHAWGSAFRGYGAPEIEFPSEVLMDMLAEKLGMDPFDLRYKNVYREGATTPTGQIPDSWSLPEMFDILKPKYEAAKAEAAKKSTDTEKCGVGIAVGVYGCGLDGPDTSEAHAELNEDNTITVFNSWEDHGQGADMGTLGTAHEALRPMGIGPDQIKLVMNDTSKTPNSGPAGGSRSQVVTGQATKAACELLMGGMKKSDGTYRTYEEMKAENIPVKYTGAWTAPAKDCDENGQGSPFAVYMYGLFMTEVCVEITTGKTKVTKITAVADVGKINNKLVVDGQMYGGLAQGVGLALTEDYEDIKKHSTMMGAGFPYIKDIPDEMELIYVEAPREHGPFGAAGVGELPLTAPHAAIINGIYNACGARVKRLPATPDKVLAELKG; encoded by the coding sequence ATGATCGGTAAAAAATTGATGGTAAACGGTATTCAGAGAACCGTTTTTGTAAATGAGGATGACACACTCTCCACGGTGCTCCGGAACTGCCTCTACCTCACCGGGGTTAAAGTGGGCTGCGACCAGGGCCAGTGCGGCGCTTGCAACGTTATTCTGAATTCTAAATTGGTGCGTTCCTGCATTACCAAAATGAAACGGGTACCGGATGATTCCCAGATCATCACCATTGAAGGCATCGGCACCCCGGATAACCTACACCCCATCCAAGCGGCATGGATCGCCCACGGCGGCGCCCAGTGCGGTTTCTGCACCCCGGGGTTTATCGTATCCTCCAAGGCTTTGCTGGATACCATCCCGGACCCCACCCGCGAGGATATCCGGGATTGGTTCCAGAAACACAAAAACGCCTGCCGCTGCACCGGATACAAGCAACTGGTGGATTCCGTCATGGACGCCGCCAAGGTGCTTAACGGCAAAATGACTATGGATGAGCTCCTGTTCAAGATTCCCGAAGACGGACGGATCTGGGGCACCAAATATCCCCGTCCCACTGCCGTTGCCAAGGTCACCGGCACCCTGGATTACGGTGCGGATCTGGGCATCAAGATGCCCGAAGAAACCCTGAGGCTGGCACTGGTGCAGGCCAAGGTCTCCCATGCCAATATCAAATCCATTGACACCTCCGAAGCCGAAAAGATGCCCGGCGTCTACAAGGTTGTTACCTACAAAGACGTCCAGGGCAAAAACCGGATTTCCGGTCTGATCACGTTCCCCACCAATAAAGGCGACGGCTGGGACCGGCCCATCCTCTGCGATGAAAAGGTATTTCAGTACGGCGACGCCATTGCCATTGTCTGCGCCGATACCGAGAAGAACGCCAAGGCCGCTGCAGAAAAGGTAAAAGTGGACCTGGAACTGCTGCCCGAATACATGAGCGCCCCGGCCGCCATGGCCGAAGATGCCATGGACATTCATCCGGGTACCCCCAATGTTTACTATATTCAGAAAGTCAAAAAAGGCGAAGACACCGCTCCCATCTTTGAGTCCGCTGATGTCACCATTGAAGATGATTTCTACACGAGCCGCCAGCCCCATATGCCCATTGAACCGGACGTGGGTTTTGCCTTCCCCGGCGAAGACGGTACCCTGACCATCCATTCCAAATCCATTGGTATTCATCTCCATCTGGCCATGATCGCTCCGGGCCTGGGTATTGCGCCGGAAAAACTCACCCTGGTCCAGAATCCCACCGGCGGCACCTTCGGCTATAAGTTCTCCCCTACCATGGAAGCCCTGGTGGGTGTCGCAGCCATGGCTACGGGGAAACCCGTATTCCTCAACTATGACTGGCAGCAACAGCAGACATATACGGGCAAGCGCTCCCCCTTCTTGACAAATCTGCGCCTGGCCGCCGACAAGGACGGCACCCTCAAGGCCATGGAATCCGACTGGAGCGTGGATCACGGCCCCTATTCTGAGTTCGGCGATTTGCTGACCCTGCGCGGGGCCCAGTTTGCCGGTGCCGGATACAATATCCCCAATATCCGGGGCGAAGGCCGGACCGTTTGCACCAACCACGCCTGGGGCTCTGCATTCCGGGGCTACGGCGCACCGGAAATAGAATTTCCTTCTGAAGTTCTCATGGATATGCTGGCGGAAAAACTGGGTATGGACCCCTTTGATCTGCGATATAAAAATGTATATCGGGAAGGGGCCACCACACCCACAGGCCAGATCCCGGATTCCTGGAGCCTGCCGGAAATGTTCGACATACTCAAACCCAAATATGAAGCAGCTAAAGCCGAAGCCGCCAAAAAATCCACCGATACCGAAAAGTGCGGTGTTGGTATCGCTGTGGGCGTATACGGCTGCGGCCTTGACGGTCCGGACACCTCCGAGGCTCATGCAGAGCTCAACGAAGACAACACCATCACCGTATTCAATTCCTGGGAAGATCACGGACAGGGCGCTGACATGGGCACTTTGGGCACGGCCCACGAAGCCCTGCGGCCCATGGGCATTGGCCCGGATCAGATCAAGCTGGTGATGAACGATACCTCCAAGACCCCCAACTCCGGCCCTGCCGGGGGCTCGCGTTCCCAGGTCGTCACAGGACAGGCCACTAAAGCCGCCTGCGAGCTGCTCATGGGCGGTATGAAAAAGAGCGACGGTACCTACCGGACCTACGAGGAAATGAAGGCCGAAAACATTCCCGTGAAATACACCGGTGCCTGGACTGCACCTGCCAAAGACTGTGATGAAAACGGCCAGGGCAGCCCCTTTGCCGTATACATGTACGGCCTGTTCATGACTGAGGTCTGCGTTGAGATTACCACGGGCAAAACCAAGGTGACCAAAATAACCGCAGTGGCCGATGTGGGCAAGATCAACAACAAACTGGTGGTGGACGGCCAGATGTACGGCGGTCTGGCCCAGGGTGTCGGCCTGGCCCTGACCGAAGATTACGAAGACATCAAGAAGCATTCCACCATGATGGGTGCAGGCTTCCCCTATATCAAGGATATCCCCGACGAGATGGAGCTTATCTATGTGGAAGCACCCAGGGAACATGGTCCTTTCGGGGCTGCCGGCGTGGGCGAACTGCCCCTGACCGCTCCCCATGCCGCCATTATTAACGGCATTTACAATGCTTGCGGTGCGCGCGTTAAACGGTTGCCGGCCACACCGGACAAGGTTCTGGCTGAGCTGAAAGGCTAA
- a CDS encoding DVU_1556 family methyltransferase: protein MRINSFHTHCIETHRPGGLTLTRAALDYCTLAQGDRVLDAGCGCGATCTFLCEDAGLRVFGMDASAERMARATAGSNDWIRIRARLPRLPFASAAFRGIFCECVLSLVPDKRDCLDNFFKLLQPGGHLVLTDLYLPGATPVSHLGPALTCLDGALNKTDLTRIIEQAGFKIRIWEDHTRLLKQMACEMVFKHGSLEKFWKTLTGDLFHDCLGTQCRAGEIKPGYCLIVADKMTA, encoded by the coding sequence TTGAGGATAAATAGTTTTCACACACACTGCATAGAAACCCACCGGCCCGGCGGACTCACCCTGACCCGGGCGGCCCTGGACTATTGTACGCTGGCCCAGGGGGATCGGGTCCTGGATGCCGGATGCGGATGCGGGGCTACCTGCACCTTTCTGTGTGAAGACGCAGGATTGAGGGTTTTTGGTATGGATGCCTCGGCGGAACGCATGGCCCGTGCAACGGCTGGCTCAAATGACTGGATCCGCATACGGGCAAGGCTGCCTCGCCTGCCCTTTGCATCCGCCGCCTTCAGGGGGATTTTCTGTGAATGCGTTCTTTCCCTGGTGCCGGATAAGCGGGACTGCCTGGATAATTTTTTTAAGCTGCTCCAGCCGGGAGGCCATCTGGTGCTCACGGACCTGTATCTCCCCGGGGCAACCCCGGTTTCTCACCTGGGCCCGGCCCTCACCTGCCTGGACGGGGCGTTGAATAAAACCGATTTAACCCGGATCATTGAACAGGCAGGATTTAAAATCCGAATCTGGGAAGACCACACCCGGCTGTTAAAGCAAATGGCCTGTGAAATGGTATTTAAACACGGCAGTCTGGAAAAATTTTGGAAAACACTGACCGGTGATCTTTTCCATGACTGCCTGGGTACACAATGCCGGGCCGGAGAAATCAAACCCGGATATTGCCTGATCGTTGCAGACAAGATGACAGCGTAA
- a CDS encoding radical SAM (seleno)protein TrsS produces the protein MNKGRDILHQTQSLCPVCLTPIEARHVVENDSIFLEKICRAHGLFKTRFWEGRQNYENWIRPKLPIKKRFNMTPVDKGCPFDCGLCPEHRQHTCTAVLEITQNCNFSCRFCFAGSGPGNAADPCLEEITDLLAKVYKVSPDANLQISGGEPTIRPDLPLIISRAVETGFGFVQLNTNGFLLARDPDLAPRLKDAGLDSVFLQFDGVTDTVYEALRGRPLIEDKQKAVAACVENDIGVILVPTLVPGVNIDQIGPILQFGLDHAPGIRGVHFQPVSYFGRYGEAPKDDSRITIPEVLKEIEVQTQGQFKAAAFRPSACEHALCSFNGKFIIRDNGRPSALTAFNTACCTPVQAEQGSKQARDSVAEHWKAPLKVPGPWAPATNEDGLDKFIRQARTRMFSVSGMAFQDAWNLDLERLKGCCIHSVAPDGRLIPFCAYNLTRADGKGLYRKS, from the coding sequence ATGAATAAGGGTCGTGACATCCTGCACCAGACCCAAAGCCTTTGCCCGGTATGCCTGACACCCATTGAGGCCCGGCATGTGGTGGAAAATGACTCGATTTTCCTGGAAAAAATTTGCCGGGCGCACGGCCTGTTCAAGACCCGGTTTTGGGAAGGCCGCCAAAATTATGAAAACTGGATCCGGCCCAAGTTGCCCATAAAAAAGCGGTTCAACATGACCCCGGTGGATAAAGGCTGCCCCTTTGACTGCGGCCTCTGCCCGGAACACCGGCAGCACACCTGCACCGCCGTTCTTGAAATTACCCAAAACTGTAATTTTTCCTGCCGGTTCTGTTTTGCCGGGTCTGGCCCGGGGAATGCGGCAGACCCCTGTCTGGAGGAAATTACGGATCTTCTGGCAAAGGTTTATAAGGTCAGTCCGGATGCCAACCTTCAGATCTCCGGGGGAGAACCCACTATCAGGCCGGACCTGCCCCTGATCATTTCCCGGGCCGTGGAAACCGGATTCGGATTTGTTCAGCTAAACACCAACGGCTTTCTCCTGGCCCGGGACCCGGACCTTGCCCCCCGGTTGAAAGATGCCGGGCTTGACTCTGTTTTTCTCCAGTTCGACGGGGTGACGGATACCGTTTATGAGGCCCTGCGGGGACGCCCCCTCATTGAAGATAAGCAAAAGGCTGTTGCTGCCTGTGTTGAAAATGACATCGGCGTTATCTTGGTGCCCACCCTGGTGCCGGGCGTCAATATTGACCAGATCGGGCCCATTCTCCAATTTGGCCTGGATCATGCCCCGGGCATCCGGGGGGTCCATTTCCAGCCGGTCTCCTATTTCGGCCGCTATGGAGAGGCCCCCAAAGACGACAGCAGGATTACAATCCCGGAAGTGCTCAAAGAAATCGAGGTACAGACCCAAGGGCAGTTCAAGGCGGCGGCGTTCAGACCCTCTGCCTGTGAACATGCCTTGTGTTCGTTCAACGGTAAGTTCATCATCCGGGACAACGGTCGGCCCTCGGCCCTGACCGCCTTTAACACGGCCTGCTGCACACCGGTGCAGGCGGAGCAGGGGTCCAAACAGGCCAGGGATTCCGTGGCCGAGCACTGGAAGGCGCCGCTGAAGGTCCCTGGCCCGTGGGCACCGGCCACAAATGAAGACGGCCTGGACAAATTCATCCGCCAGGCCCGGACCCGGATGTTCTCGGTATCGGGCATGGCCTTCCAGGATGCCTGGAACCTGGACCTTGAGCGCCTTAAAGGCTGCTGTATCCATAGCGTGGCCCCTGACGGCCGCCTCATCCCTTTTTGCGCCTACAATCTCACCCGGGCCGACGGCAAAGGATTGTATCGGAAGTCATGA
- a CDS encoding pyridine nucleotide-disulfide oxidoreductase/dicluster-binding protein, translating to MEKFELTAFEAKCIQEEPAFCTAACPFHVDVKSFMARMVKKETDKAFKILEKTLPLPEIITRICDHPCESACIRQSLDASLSIGQMERACANNRSRQKKYFPPPAKDTRIGIWGSGLSSLTAAWDLALKGYRVNVFEQEKLGGDLHRLDGNVLPASIIEMELTRLKKFGVTFTPQAGYDIFLENKDQFQAVYIGMDAPGGPKTVPVDEFSLQSVSDSKLFAGGFPRDKEMVTSETYPIAFAFQGRKAASSMDRILSGVSLTAGRDKEGVIQTKLSTDISREVILPKIEFKGEIGYDLEKAAQEAGRCIQCDCSRCIRACNTYLESFKGHPGKYAREIYNNLAIVMGEKKANTLINSCSLCGQCETVCPNDFSMADLCLSARREMVADDKMPPSAHEFALGEMAHANGAACFFSMHAPDTDTSEAVFFPGCQLTGSSPGQVKAVWAWLRKSVASNTGIISGCCGAPAFWAGRQALFEETGDTLKTLWESWGAPRIITACTSCSQMLGKVLPSARVSSLYREMAGAAFLPVPDQAVTGPVAVSDPCTVRKDDVTQQAVRNLIQSRGIAITELENAGELTECCGFGGLVFNANPDLAGTIIQKRTEESPLDYIAYCAMCRDRLARAGKNTRHILDLFWPETDQPEKRQDPGFSRRRRNLAAFKQEMAGHGASLDVIPLTPSGQKIIIHQDTLARIEDEFILVSDIEKVLAHYESDAEKQYFINRKTETEVAFFRPANVCFWVEFKVRDGAYEILNAWSHRMTVIPAQEFKTGAPIEDQCRDLQCGNCHSPLESVKNHVGYLDSRFDVDLPQCKSCGTIFISPELARGKMAEVEKILEDK from the coding sequence ATGGAAAAATTCGAACTTACTGCATTTGAAGCAAAGTGCATCCAGGAAGAACCGGCATTCTGCACGGCGGCATGCCCCTTTCATGTGGATGTAAAATCCTTCATGGCCCGAATGGTAAAGAAAGAAACGGACAAGGCCTTTAAAATTCTGGAAAAGACCCTGCCCCTGCCGGAAATCATTACCCGGATCTGCGACCATCCCTGTGAATCGGCCTGTATCCGACAAAGTCTGGATGCTTCCCTTTCCATCGGCCAGATGGAGCGGGCCTGCGCCAATAACCGGAGCCGGCAGAAAAAATACTTTCCCCCGCCGGCAAAGGATACCCGCATCGGTATCTGGGGCAGCGGTCTGTCCAGTCTCACAGCGGCATGGGATCTTGCCCTCAAAGGCTATCGGGTAAACGTATTTGAACAAGAGAAGCTGGGCGGAGACTTGCACCGGCTGGACGGAAACGTTTTGCCCGCTTCAATTATAGAGATGGAACTTACCCGCCTCAAGAAATTCGGCGTTACATTTACCCCCCAGGCCGGGTATGACATATTTTTGGAAAATAAAGACCAGTTCCAGGCCGTATATATCGGTATGGATGCCCCGGGCGGTCCGAAAACAGTTCCTGTGGACGAATTTTCATTGCAATCGGTATCCGATTCGAAACTTTTTGCCGGTGGTTTTCCCCGGGACAAAGAAATGGTCACTTCCGAAACCTATCCCATTGCCTTTGCATTTCAGGGTAGAAAAGCCGCCAGCTCCATGGACAGGATATTGTCCGGGGTCTCCCTGACTGCGGGCCGGGACAAGGAAGGGGTGATTCAAACAAAGCTGTCCACGGACATCAGCCGGGAGGTCATCCTTCCCAAAATCGAATTTAAAGGAGAAATCGGATACGACCTTGAAAAGGCGGCACAAGAGGCCGGGCGTTGCATCCAATGCGACTGTTCCCGTTGTATCCGGGCCTGCAACACCTATCTTGAAAGTTTCAAGGGTCATCCCGGGAAATACGCCCGGGAAATTTACAACAATCTGGCCATTGTCATGGGGGAAAAAAAGGCCAACACCCTGATCAACTCCTGTAGCCTGTGCGGACAGTGCGAAACGGTCTGCCCCAATGACTTTTCCATGGCAGACCTGTGTCTCTCCGCCCGGCGAGAGATGGTGGCCGATGATAAGATGCCCCCGTCGGCCCATGAATTCGCTCTTGGAGAAATGGCCCACGCCAATGGGGCGGCCTGCTTTTTCTCCATGCATGCGCCGGACACAGATACATCTGAAGCCGTTTTCTTTCCGGGATGCCAGCTTACGGGTTCATCACCGGGCCAGGTGAAAGCGGTATGGGCATGGCTGAGGAAGTCCGTTGCCAGTAACACCGGAATTATATCCGGTTGTTGCGGGGCGCCGGCTTTCTGGGCCGGCCGCCAAGCCCTGTTTGAAGAGACAGGCGACACGCTTAAAACTTTGTGGGAATCCTGGGGAGCCCCCCGGATCATCACGGCCTGCACCTCCTGCTCCCAGATGCTGGGAAAGGTATTGCCTAGTGCCAGGGTTTCATCCCTGTACAGGGAAATGGCCGGTGCCGCGTTTCTCCCGGTACCGGATCAGGCCGTTACCGGTCCTGTGGCCGTCAGCGATCCCTGTACGGTCCGTAAAGACGACGTTACCCAGCAGGCCGTCAGGAACCTGATTCAATCCAGGGGCATCGCCATAACCGAGTTGGAAAATGCCGGGGAGCTGACAGAATGCTGCGGTTTTGGGGGCCTTGTATTCAATGCCAATCCCGACCTTGCCGGCACAATCATCCAAAAACGAACGGAAGAAAGCCCTCTGGATTATATTGCTTACTGCGCCATGTGCCGGGACCGCCTGGCCCGGGCCGGGAAAAACACCCGCCATATTCTGGATCTATTCTGGCCGGAAACCGATCAGCCGGAAAAACGGCAGGACCCGGGATTTTCAAGGCGGCGAAGAAACCTGGCCGCATTTAAACAGGAGATGGCCGGGCATGGCGCTTCCCTGGACGTCATTCCCTTGACCCCGTCCGGGCAGAAAATTATTATCCATCAGGACACCCTGGCCCGGATCGAAGATGAATTCATTCTTGTATCGGATATTGAAAAGGTCCTGGCCCATTACGAGTCCGATGCGGAGAAACAGTATTTTATAAACAGGAAAACGGAGACTGAAGTTGCTTTTTTCCGGCCGGCCAATGTCTGCTTCTGGGTGGAATTCAAGGTCCGTGATGGGGCATATGAGATCCTGAATGCCTGGAGTCATCGGATGACCGTGATTCCGGCCCAGGAATTTAAAACAGGCGCCCCCATAGAAGACCAATGTCGGGACCTGCAATGCGGAAACTGCCATAGCCCCCTGGAAAGCGTTAAGAACCATGTGGGTTACCTGGATTCCCGGTTTGATGTGGACCTGCCCCAGTGTAAAAGTTGCGGGACCATATTCATCTCTCCGGAACTGGCCCGGGGAAAAATGGCTGAAGTGGAAAAGATTCTTGAGGATAAATAG
- a CDS encoding DVU_1555 family C-GCAxxG-C-C protein: protein MDNIEILKLKSKGYCCSQIMVQLVLDLADLENRELVNFSRGLCMGSKLETGTCGILTAGLCILAMYAPQDPDLRASMQNDFKAFFTTAASKGIQCRQIAGVHYPNLNPETCPALLAQAHEALMNILTEHEMDPADLDNE, encoded by the coding sequence ATGGATAATATCGAAATATTAAAATTAAAAAGCAAAGGCTATTGCTGTAGTCAGATCATGGTGCAGCTGGTTTTGGATCTGGCAGACCTGGAAAACAGGGAATTGGTCAATTTTTCCCGGGGACTGTGTATGGGCTCGAAACTTGAGACAGGCACCTGCGGGATTCTCACCGCCGGACTCTGTATTCTGGCCATGTATGCGCCCCAAGACCCGGATCTAAGGGCCTCCATGCAAAATGATTTCAAGGCGTTTTTCACCACAGCCGCGTCCAAGGGTATCCAATGTCGACAGATCGCAGGGGTGCATTATCCCAATCTCAACCCGGAAACCTGTCCGGCCCTTCTGGCCCAGGCCCACGAGGCCCTGATGAATATTCTCACCGAACATGAAATGGACCCGGCGGATCTTGATAATGAATAA
- a CDS encoding DVU_1553 family AMP-dependent CoA ligase yields the protein MNSPFLDTWINRTMGLPPSPAAQLEAFGHRQLAALNCTITHARDHSRFYREAFSGIVDVPLLDLKDIAALPFTRPADIRENPKDFLALSQGEISRIVTLNTSGTTAAPKRIFFTDEDLGRVVDFFKAVLTTIMNPGETGLIFLPGDTRASAGDLIRTAMEAVQARPMVPGIIQDFSPAADLVRATRPSLIIGMPVQVLALCEYMKSTGTLPNIPHVILTADHVSVALVDRVEHLLGAKVLNHYGMTETGFGGAIQCPVRGMLHIRHPDLFFEIVDPAGNPLPPGQWGEIVVTTLNRKGMPLIRYRTEDVSRILDTPCACGSPFPRLDRIRNRQAVKADTTGCHDLTIADLDDILFSLPGVVDFTACIHTKTDARQAIPTLDIELMGLGSLTKNIHIDPGLLPRLKTAIESSCLGMGSITVRAFDFRNTYVVKRQIQYIKV from the coding sequence ATGAACAGCCCTTTTCTTGATACCTGGATTAACCGGACAATGGGGCTGCCGCCATCTCCAGCCGCCCAGCTTGAGGCGTTTGGACATCGGCAATTGGCGGCATTGAATTGCACCATCACCCATGCCCGGGATCACAGCCGCTTTTACAGGGAAGCCTTTTCCGGCATTGTAGATGTCCCACTTCTGGACCTTAAAGATATCGCTGCCCTGCCTTTTACCCGGCCGGCAGATATCCGGGAAAATCCCAAAGACTTTCTGGCGCTTTCCCAGGGGGAGATTTCCCGTATTGTCACCCTGAATACCTCGGGCACCACCGCTGCCCCCAAACGAATTTTTTTCACGGATGAAGATCTTGGCCGCGTCGTGGATTTTTTCAAGGCCGTACTCACGACCATCATGAACCCTGGGGAAACCGGTCTCATCTTCCTGCCTGGCGACACCCGGGCCAGCGCCGGAGACCTCATTAGAACCGCCATGGAAGCCGTTCAGGCCCGCCCTATGGTTCCCGGTATTATCCAGGACTTCAGCCCGGCAGCCGACCTGGTCAGGGCAACCCGCCCGAGCCTGATTATCGGTATGCCCGTCCAGGTCCTGGCCCTGTGCGAATATATGAAATCCACGGGCACCCTGCCCAACATTCCCCATGTCATTCTCACGGCCGACCATGTGTCGGTGGCCCTGGTGGACCGGGTGGAACATCTTTTGGGTGCAAAGGTGCTGAATCATTACGGGATGACGGAAACCGGGTTCGGCGGGGCCATTCAGTGTCCGGTACGGGGGATGTTGCATATCAGGCACCCCGACCTGTTTTTTGAAATCGTCGATCCGGCCGGCAATCCTCTGCCGCCGGGACAATGGGGGGAAATTGTCGTTACCACTCTAAACCGCAAGGGAATGCCCCTGATCCGGTACCGGACCGAGGATGTCTCCCGGATTCTGGATACCCCCTGTGCCTGCGGCAGCCCCTTTCCCCGGCTGGACAGGATCAGGAACCGCCAGGCGGTGAAAGCGGATACCACCGGTTGCCACGATCTGACCATAGCGGATCTGGATGACATCCTTTTTTCCCTGCCGGGTGTGGTGGACTTTACGGCCTGCATACATACAAAAACAGATGCCAGGCAAGCAATTCCAACCCTGGATATTGAACTTATGGGGCTTGGGTCCCTTACAAAGAATATTCATATTGACCCGGGCCTGTTGCCCCGGTTAAAAACAGCCATTGAATCAAGCTGTTTGGGCATGGGCAGCATCACCGTGCGTGCCTTTGACTTTAGAAACACCTATGTTGTCAAACGGCAGATTCAATATATAAAGGTATAA